Proteins encoded within one genomic window of Phototrophicus methaneseepsis:
- a CDS encoding malic enzyme-like NAD(P)-binding protein — MALFTKEDALDYHRLGRPGKLEVVPTKAMDTQRDLSMAYSPGVAEAVLEVADDALQAFELTAKSNLVAVLTNGTAILGLGNRGPLAAKPVMEGKAVLFKKFADIDAFDIEVNCTDPEKIIEVAAAISPTFGAINLEDIKAPECFVIEERLKAMLDIPVFHDDQHGTAIISAAALLNACELTNRDFANLRVVVNGAGAAAVATANLYINMGIQRENILMLDSRGVLYKGRSGMNEYKEQFAVDTDARTLEDAMVGADLFLGVSVADVLTQDMVKSMADNPIIFALANPDPEITPAAAFAARDDVIMATGRSDYPNQVNNVLGFPFLFRGALDTYATGINEEMKIAAVKALASLAHEPVPDDMLDAYNLDSLEFSREYLIPKPLDARVLLHVAPAVAQAAMDSGVARRTIDIDEYREELEGRHNHSMIARVIDDEPIHYAHTGV, encoded by the coding sequence ATGGCACTTTTTACAAAGGAAGACGCACTTGACTATCATCGCTTAGGACGCCCCGGTAAATTAGAGGTTGTTCCGACCAAGGCGATGGATACCCAACGCGATCTATCGATGGCTTATTCCCCTGGCGTTGCAGAAGCCGTCCTGGAAGTTGCAGATGACGCCCTGCAAGCATTTGAGCTCACCGCGAAATCCAACTTAGTCGCTGTCCTCACCAATGGTACAGCAATCCTGGGCCTGGGTAATCGGGGGCCGCTGGCCGCTAAGCCAGTGATGGAAGGCAAAGCCGTTCTATTCAAGAAATTTGCTGATATTGATGCCTTTGATATTGAAGTCAATTGCACGGATCCCGAGAAAATTATTGAAGTTGCTGCTGCTATTTCTCCTACATTTGGTGCAATCAACCTGGAAGATATCAAAGCCCCGGAATGCTTCGTCATCGAAGAACGTCTGAAGGCGATGCTGGATATTCCTGTTTTCCATGATGACCAGCATGGCACCGCGATTATCTCCGCTGCTGCGTTGCTCAACGCTTGTGAACTGACCAACCGCGATTTTGCGAACCTGCGGGTTGTGGTCAATGGGGCAGGTGCCGCAGCTGTTGCAACGGCCAATCTGTACATCAATATGGGTATTCAGCGCGAGAATATCCTCATGCTGGATTCTCGCGGTGTCCTGTATAAGGGCCGCAGTGGCATGAATGAATACAAGGAACAATTCGCGGTCGATACCGATGCCCGCACGCTGGAAGATGCAATGGTCGGTGCTGATTTGTTCCTGGGTGTTTCCGTCGCTGATGTGCTGACGCAGGATATGGTCAAGAGCATGGCGGATAACCCCATTATCTTCGCCCTGGCGAACCCGGACCCGGAAATTACGCCGGCTGCTGCTTTCGCTGCTCGTGATGATGTCATTATGGCGACGGGGCGCAGCGATTACCCCAACCAGGTGAACAACGTCCTGGGCTTCCCGTTCTTGTTCCGTGGCGCGCTGGATACTTACGCGACGGGCATCAATGAAGAGATGAAGATTGCTGCCGTAAAGGCACTGGCAAGCCTGGCACATGAACCGGTGCCCGATGATATGCTCGATGCATATAACCTAGATTCGCTCGAATTTAGCCGTGAATACCTGATCCCGAAACCACTGGATGCCCGTGTTTTGCTGCATGTGGCCCCGGCAGTGGCCCAGGCCGCGATGGATTCCGGCGTGGCGCGCCGCACGATTGATATTGATGAATATCGTGAAGAACTGGAAGGCCGTCACAATCACTCAATGATTGCCCGTGTGATTGACGATGAACCGATTCATTACGCGCATACTGGCGTCTAG
- a CDS encoding DUF692 family multinuclear iron-containing protein, which produces MAAKGPNVKLAVNYSVALAELIRENIVDVDVFKCPLWPETLTEAQSLRPVYAHLPLVILGDGKVTNSEARAEVDWDALDALVAHTETRHINLHPSAQPELFPDIPKDSTAPQHVEQFIEAMIDCVHVAIARYGADNVLVENVPWGGLDVVALPDVSRVIVAETGCGFLFDLSHAQLAARHLGMDAKDYIAQLPMDHIQEMHVTGIHFIGEAVQAHMRELNVPESFIERWAGRWLDHLSFTEDDWSILEWAFEQLHGGTWAQPWVVSMEYGGVGPIWEDLAERHILMDQVPRLYHLVHAETVSEDGTD; this is translated from the coding sequence ATGGCAGCGAAAGGTCCCAATGTGAAGCTCGCAGTTAATTACTCTGTTGCCCTGGCTGAACTCATCCGTGAAAACATTGTCGATGTTGATGTTTTTAAGTGCCCTCTCTGGCCCGAAACGCTTACAGAAGCCCAATCTCTCCGTCCTGTTTATGCGCATCTCCCGCTGGTCATCCTGGGTGACGGCAAAGTCACCAACAGCGAAGCCAGGGCGGAAGTTGATTGGGATGCGCTGGATGCCCTCGTCGCCCATACAGAAACGCGCCATATCAATTTACATCCATCAGCCCAGCCGGAATTGTTCCCAGATATCCCCAAAGACAGCACCGCCCCCCAGCACGTTGAACAATTCATAGAAGCGATGATCGACTGTGTTCATGTGGCGATTGCACGCTATGGTGCTGACAATGTCCTGGTAGAGAATGTGCCCTGGGGTGGCCTGGATGTGGTTGCACTGCCGGATGTCAGCCGCGTGATTGTAGCGGAGACAGGGTGCGGCTTCTTGTTCGATCTCTCACACGCTCAATTGGCGGCGCGCCATCTGGGTATGGATGCCAAAGATTACATCGCTCAACTGCCGATGGACCACATCCAGGAGATGCACGTTACAGGTATTCACTTCATAGGCGAGGCGGTGCAGGCCCACATGCGCGAGCTAAACGTGCCTGAGTCCTTTATTGAACGATGGGCAGGCCGCTGGCTAGATCATTTATCGTTTACCGAGGATGATTGGTCCATCCTTGAATGGGCCTTTGAACAACTCCATGGGGGTACCTGGGCGCAGCCCTGGGTTGTTTCCATGGAATATGGTGGTGTTGGCCCGATCTGGGAAGACCTGGCTGAACGTCACATCCTCATGGACCAGGTGCCGCGCCTATATCATCTCGTTCATGCTGAAACCGTGAGCGAAGATGGTACAGATTAG
- a CDS encoding DinB family protein, with amino-acid sequence MPHPLVSQLQFTRTEFERGLRDVTPEEAIQHFGPMNCISWIVGHLAAQEQAYWITHVQGITPAPEVLVCASGQPASTPNLDEMWAAWHRITDQADTWLNTLDATQLETHTPQLDKPGEFHRENIGTRLLRTTYHYWFHLGESQAIRQLLGHKDLPGFVGALGEKAPYTPE; translated from the coding sequence ATGCCACATCCATTGGTGAGCCAATTACAATTCACACGAACAGAATTCGAGCGTGGGCTGAGGGACGTCACACCGGAGGAAGCCATCCAGCATTTTGGGCCCATGAACTGCATCAGTTGGATTGTGGGGCACCTGGCGGCACAGGAGCAAGCTTACTGGATCACACATGTGCAGGGCATCACCCCCGCGCCGGAAGTCCTCGTTTGTGCCAGTGGGCAGCCAGCCAGCACGCCCAATCTAGATGAGATGTGGGCCGCGTGGCACCGCATCACAGACCAGGCGGATACCTGGTTGAATACACTTGATGCGACCCAGTTAGAAACGCATACGCCCCAACTCGATAAACCCGGTGAATTCCATCGTGAGAATATCGGCACGCGTTTACTACGTACCACCTATCATTATTGGTTTCATCTGGGCGAATCACAGGCGATACGGCAGTTGCTCGGCCATAAAGACCTGCCCGGCTTCGTCGGGGCATTGGGCGAGAAAGCACCTTATACGCCCGAATAA
- a CDS encoding DUF2277 domain-containing protein, whose amino-acid sequence MCRNIKPLYNFDPPATEAEIHAAALQYVRKVSGFNKPSQANELAFVAAIEKITAATQALLDALETSAAPKNREEEAAKARARSAKRFSA is encoded by the coding sequence ATGTGCCGGAACATTAAACCGCTCTATAATTTTGACCCACCCGCTACCGAAGCTGAAATCCATGCTGCTGCTTTGCAATACGTGCGTAAAGTGAGCGGGTTCAACAAGCCATCTCAGGCTAATGAATTGGCTTTCGTCGCCGCCATTGAAAAGATCACCGCAGCAACGCAGGCCCTCCTTGACGCATTGGAAACCAGCGCCGCACCTAAAAATCGAGAAGAAGAAGCCGCGAAAGCGCGTGCCCGTTCCGCCAAGCGTTTTTCAGCATAG
- a CDS encoding VOC family protein gives MTTYKPADYASVSPYLLLEDVQGVIDFLKATFDAVPLRRVERPDGSIIHAEVKIDDTVIMMAQSGNGIVPNESVIHVYVPDVDETYRRGLAAGAKPIQEPQKKDDADRRGGFQDLAGNAWWVATQIDPE, from the coding sequence ATGACGACTTACAAACCAGCCGATTATGCCAGTGTATCACCGTATCTATTATTAGAAGACGTGCAGGGGGTGATTGATTTTTTGAAAGCGACATTTGACGCGGTGCCCCTGCGGCGTGTGGAGCGGCCTGATGGCAGTATCATCCATGCTGAAGTGAAAATCGACGATACAGTCATCATGATGGCGCAATCTGGCAATGGGATCGTGCCCAACGAAAGCGTGATCCATGTTTACGTGCCGGATGTCGATGAAACTTATCGGCGTGGCTTGGCTGCTGGTGCAAAGCCGATCCAGGAGCCACAGAAAAAAGATGATGCGGACCGCCGAGGGGGCTTCCAGGACCTGGCTGGCAATGCCTGGTGGGTGGCGACGCAGATTGACCCCGAATAG
- a CDS encoding ArnT family glycosyltransferase has protein sequence MAADRTRRQQYHLVLFLIILIAGALRLSSYDFSLPYIDQPDEPNYYLEALKWRGYYEPGGDIPGYPPGILTINSFVQILLGDDGVLMPVTVQIVRMLSLTINLLTLVIIALIARRLAGPIAGLIAAFSWGIAPLVVSGGVYATADPYTYCFTVVAVWLALIALQDPGRSQFAIWSVAAGLLAVLFKYPALPALLPGFCVTAYFFLTAVPRRWLILLGQFVLVGVIAAFLMFIYQAGRMDIREADTLVTSGWQNVLNPAYILNNLYYVFVPIGGIPTLILIIVGLAIAFYNNRMQQKALAIVLCLLPLVGVPWLAASFSVVSTLGRIKDVLPATALACALLGLAIIEIGRLFRTRRTYATAILVATFAIIIWVPQFLADIGYIQSTQPPDRRAELRQWADQNIPAGTVLVGPENHKTFNPSWSGLVNNRQWFDWIVTDDVLEHTPAQWRDEYGISYLALEILDYNRLTKAPEGQAFLDDLFLLRALTNPPPMRGPEVMFYRLWPPQHITDIAFGEAVHLVGYDVAYPAEDQNPSPGTTMTFTFYWQASSKPAEDYSMFLHLVPAAPTSEAAPTVQHDGPPVRLERPTYTWDNPSEVLISQPITLTLPDDINPGSYQLRIGLYNWETLVRLPITLAGEPVGEAYELVRFDISP, from the coding sequence ATGGCAGCAGATCGCACCAGACGACAGCAGTATCATCTTGTGTTGTTTTTGATTATCCTCATCGCTGGGGCATTGCGTCTATCAAGCTATGATTTCAGCCTGCCTTATATCGACCAACCCGATGAACCCAACTATTATCTGGAAGCACTGAAGTGGCGCGGCTACTATGAGCCTGGTGGGGATATTCCCGGCTACCCACCTGGCATCCTGACGATCAACAGTTTTGTGCAAATCCTCCTGGGCGATGATGGGGTCCTTATGCCTGTCACGGTCCAGATTGTGCGCATGCTCTCACTCACGATAAATTTGCTAACACTGGTCATCATCGCCTTAATTGCACGCCGATTGGCGGGCCCCATTGCTGGGTTGATTGCCGCCTTCAGTTGGGGAATAGCCCCGCTGGTCGTGAGCGGCGGGGTTTACGCCACTGCCGACCCGTATACTTATTGCTTTACGGTGGTGGCCGTCTGGCTGGCGCTCATCGCCTTACAGGACCCTGGCCGCTCCCAGTTTGCCATATGGAGCGTTGCTGCAGGTTTGCTGGCGGTCCTTTTTAAATACCCTGCGCTGCCTGCCTTATTACCTGGCTTCTGCGTTACGGCCTACTTTTTTCTGACTGCTGTTCCCAGGCGATGGCTCATCTTATTAGGACAGTTTGTGCTAGTCGGAGTGATTGCAGCCTTTTTGATGTTCATTTATCAAGCCGGGCGGATGGACATCCGCGAAGCCGATACCCTCGTAACAAGCGGCTGGCAAAATGTGCTCAATCCAGCTTATATCCTCAATAACCTTTATTATGTCTTCGTACCCATAGGGGGCATACCCACCCTTATACTCATCATTGTTGGCCTTGCGATTGCGTTCTATAACAATCGGATGCAACAAAAAGCGCTCGCAATTGTCTTGTGCCTGCTGCCTCTGGTCGGCGTGCCGTGGTTGGCAGCATCTTTTAGTGTCGTGAGCACTCTAGGACGTATTAAAGATGTATTGCCAGCAACGGCCCTGGCATGTGCCCTGCTAGGTCTCGCCATCATAGAAATCGGGCGTTTATTCCGCACCAGGCGCACTTATGCAACAGCTATCCTAGTCGCGACGTTTGCCATCATCATATGGGTGCCACAATTCCTTGCAGATATTGGCTACATCCAGAGCACGCAACCCCCGGACCGACGTGCCGAACTGCGCCAATGGGCAGACCAGAATATCCCCGCTGGAACGGTGCTGGTCGGGCCAGAAAATCATAAGACGTTCAACCCGTCATGGAGCGGTCTGGTCAATAATCGTCAGTGGTTTGATTGGATTGTGACGGATGATGTCCTGGAACATACGCCTGCACAATGGCGCGACGAGTATGGCATCTCTTATCTGGCGCTGGAAATACTGGACTATAACCGGCTCACGAAGGCACCGGAGGGGCAAGCCTTTTTAGATGATCTCTTCTTGCTGCGCGCGCTGACGAATCCGCCGCCGATGCGCGGCCCAGAGGTGATGTTTTATAGGTTGTGGCCACCACAGCACATAACTGATATCGCTTTTGGTGAAGCCGTTCATTTAGTGGGATATGATGTCGCGTACCCAGCAGAAGATCAAAATCCGTCGCCCGGTACGACGATGACTTTTACATTCTACTGGCAGGCTAGCTCAAAGCCCGCTGAAGACTACTCAATGTTCTTGCATCTGGTGCCAGCAGCTCCTACAAGCGAAGCGGCCCCTACTGTGCAACATGATGGCCCACCCGTGCGCTTAGAACGGCCCACCTATACCTGGGATAATCCCAGCGAGGTCCTCATCAGCCAACCAATCACATTGACACTACCAGATGACATCAATCCAGGTTCTTATCAGCTCAGGATCGGCCTCTATAATTGGGAAACCTTGGTACGCCTACCCATTACCCTAGCAGGTGAGCCAGTAGGTGAAGCCTATGAACTGGTCCGATTCGACATCAGCCCATAG
- the lysA gene encoding diaminopimelate decarboxylase: MPMSDGFRQRLTPNLPQIAAHFGTPFHIYDETGIRQTVRTLFAAFDGLPFREFFAVKALPNPHILRILAEEGCGFDCSSVPELVLARQIGAPPQNILFTSNNTTSEEFAAALADGGSWLNLDDAALLARLPRVPDAISFRMNPGSETGNTIIGRPEEAKFGIPREALADAYRAAQALGIQRFGLHQMVVSNERDAEAHLASVALLCDVARQIQEMLGHSLDFINIGGGLGIPYRPDDAPLNLGTLATGIRALWSDFPQTQLFMESGRYVTGPHGVLVTRVINRKTSYRQYVGVDASMSALMRPGMYGAYHHVDVLGAPPDSSTEVVDVVGSLCENNDKFAVQRALPITQPGDLLLIQDTGAHGHSMGFNYNGRLRPQELLLRADGRVERIRRAETLDDYFATLHDVDAALWQNP; this comes from the coding sequence ATGCCTATGTCCGACGGATTCCGCCAGCGATTAACGCCCAACCTGCCACAAATTGCAGCACACTTCGGCACGCCATTCCATATTTATGACGAGACAGGTATCCGCCAGACAGTACGGACCTTGTTCGCTGCCTTCGATGGCCTGCCTTTCCGTGAATTTTTCGCTGTGAAGGCGCTGCCGAACCCGCATATTTTGCGCATCCTGGCGGAAGAAGGTTGTGGTTTTGATTGTAGTTCTGTGCCGGAACTGGTGCTGGCACGCCAGATTGGCGCACCACCGCAGAATATTCTCTTCACGAGCAATAACACGACCTCTGAAGAATTTGCTGCTGCACTGGCAGATGGCGGTAGCTGGCTTAACCTGGATGATGCCGCTTTGCTCGCTCGACTGCCGCGCGTCCCGGATGCGATTAGCTTCCGTATGAATCCGGGCAGCGAGACGGGCAATACCATCATTGGTAGGCCGGAAGAAGCCAAGTTCGGCATCCCACGAGAGGCACTAGCCGATGCGTATCGGGCGGCGCAGGCGTTGGGTATTCAGCGCTTCGGTCTGCATCAGATGGTCGTCTCCAACGAGCGTGACGCTGAGGCGCACCTCGCTTCTGTCGCGCTGTTATGCGATGTCGCCCGCCAGATTCAAGAGATGCTGGGGCATTCACTGGATTTCATCAATATTGGTGGCGGCCTGGGCATTCCCTATCGCCCAGACGATGCCCCGCTTAATCTGGGTACGCTAGCTACCGGGATACGCGCCTTATGGTCCGATTTCCCACAGACACAGCTCTTCATGGAATCGGGCCGTTATGTGACAGGGCCGCACGGCGTGCTCGTGACGCGCGTCATTAATCGCAAAACGAGCTATCGGCAGTATGTGGGCGTGGATGCCAGCATGTCGGCATTGATGCGACCGGGTATGTATGGGGCTTATCATCACGTGGACGTACTGGGCGCGCCACCAGATAGCTCGACGGAAGTCGTCGATGTGGTGGGCAGCCTTTGCGAGAATAACGACAAATTCGCCGTGCAGCGTGCACTCCCCATCACGCAACCCGGTGACCTGCTCCTGATACAGGATACGGGGGCGCATGGGCATTCAATGGGCTTTAATTATAATGGGCGACTGCGCCCGCAGGAATTGCTGCTGCGGGCGGATGGCCGTGTCGAGCGTATCCGTCGGGCGGAAACGCTCGATGATTACTTTGCGACACTGCATGATGTTGATGCAGCCCTCTGGCAAAATCCCTAG
- a CDS encoding M23 family metallopeptidase, with the protein MNNFQEPPFDPMEDTSPSMVMPPVDNPNEPKRGGSTGWIMLVGAVILTLAAAFILLLPKDDATEPDIDQPTSIANEPTVASTTNADQPTPTNAVQSTDVPLIQPVNYEAVPTISSERLAALLQTPVVGSDVPRPEYDPFTTIPQRPRTEFLQYQVTDGDTVYDIAQRYNLQAESIAWCNGKLTFNIRSGDVLSIPPMDGACYQVLGTRNQTIAEVADEYNIDDPYAIIDFPSNNLYGRSPDDVLMGGLNLFLPGGQGPLITWNPGSTIEENADGSYTVSFASGQAGSCGQVEAAGGTYWGNPLPTGTWVRGFFAGHTGIDLAQSVGAPIYAANGGPVLFSGTSTWGYGIAVVLGHGPFSTLYGHMSQRNVSCGQVVSTGQVVGLVGSTGNSSGPHLHFEIRYNDVPQDPTLTAGVGW; encoded by the coding sequence ATGAACAATTTTCAAGAACCCCCATTTGATCCAATGGAAGATACCAGCCCGTCGATGGTCATGCCGCCTGTCGATAATCCCAACGAACCCAAACGCGGCGGGTCTACAGGCTGGATTATGCTGGTTGGCGCAGTGATCCTGACCCTTGCAGCCGCATTCATCCTGTTGCTGCCCAAAGATGACGCCACCGAACCTGACATCGACCAGCCGACGAGTATCGCAAACGAGCCGACTGTAGCCTCGACCACAAACGCGGACCAGCCGACCCCCACGAATGCCGTCCAGTCAACGGATGTGCCGCTCATCCAGCCCGTGAATTATGAAGCGGTCCCAACCATCTCCTCGGAGCGGTTGGCGGCACTGCTGCAAACGCCTGTCGTCGGCAGTGATGTGCCACGCCCGGAATATGATCCTTTTACGACGATCCCGCAGCGTCCGCGCACGGAGTTCCTACAGTATCAGGTGACAGATGGCGATACCGTCTACGACATCGCCCAACGCTATAACTTGCAAGCGGAAAGTATCGCATGGTGTAATGGCAAACTGACCTTCAACATTCGCTCTGGTGATGTCCTCTCCATCCCACCGATGGATGGCGCTTGTTATCAGGTTTTAGGGACGCGCAACCAGACCATTGCCGAAGTCGCAGATGAATACAATATCGACGATCCTTACGCCATCATTGATTTCCCAAGCAATAACCTCTATGGTCGTTCGCCGGATGATGTGCTCATGGGCGGCTTGAACCTGTTCCTGCCGGGTGGCCAAGGGCCGTTGATTACATGGAACCCTGGTTCCACCATCGAAGAAAACGCCGATGGCAGCTATACCGTCTCATTCGCTTCTGGGCAGGCTGGTAGCTGCGGCCAGGTAGAAGCCGCTGGTGGCACCTATTGGGGTAACCCGCTACCGACTGGCACCTGGGTGCGTGGCTTCTTCGCAGGGCATACGGGCATTGACCTTGCTCAATCCGTTGGTGCGCCGATTTACGCCGCTAATGGGGGGCCGGTCCTCTTCAGCGGGACCAGCACATGGGGCTATGGTATTGCTGTTGTCCTTGGACATGGCCCCTTCTCCACGCTGTACGGCCACATGAGCCAGCGCAACGTCAGTTGTGGGCAGGTCGTCAGCACCGGGCAGGTCGTCGGCCTCGTCGGCAGCACAGGTAACAGCTCTGGTCCGCACCTGCACTTTGAGATTCGTTATAATGATGTACCCCAGGACCCAACGCTCACCGCTGGTGTCGGTTGGTAG
- a CDS encoding TetR/AcrR family transcriptional regulator — MSSNAGSRRHRNGRQNRERDIISTAARIIHTDGFSRLNVDDLAKKVGISKSTLYQHYDHKSDIILHALQFGVQSILHILDQADGTPLDRLEQLLRFLHRYPVDDESALAGIVFTEAMHMLHSDEAARQDVDMMMNVITKTIQEAKAMGEIRADIQDEVVSSTIFSLAIVLSSHPIPSPTNGKQETVDQLLAWWRQSLV; from the coding sequence ATGTCGTCAAATGCAGGTAGTAGACGGCACCGCAATGGGCGGCAAAATCGTGAACGCGATATTATCTCAACAGCCGCACGCATTATCCACACGGATGGCTTCAGCCGCTTGAATGTGGATGATCTGGCTAAAAAAGTGGGAATTTCTAAATCCACGTTATATCAGCATTACGATCATAAAAGCGATATCATTCTACACGCTCTACAATTTGGCGTGCAGTCGATCCTGCACATCCTGGACCAGGCAGACGGAACCCCGCTCGACCGTCTAGAACAACTACTGCGCTTCTTACATCGTTACCCCGTTGATGATGAGAGTGCCCTGGCGGGCATCGTCTTTACAGAAGCCATGCATATGCTGCATTCTGACGAAGCAGCTCGTCAAGATGTCGACATGATGATGAATGTGATTACAAAGACCATCCAGGAAGCGAAAGCCATGGGTGAAATCCGCGCCGACATCCAGGACGAGGTTGTCAGCAGCACGATATTCAGTCTGGCGATTGTCTTGTCATCTCACCCGATACCTTCTCCTACGAATGGTAAGCAGGAAACAGTCGATCAATTATTGGCTTGGTGGCGGCAAAGCCTGGTTTAG
- a CDS encoding SMP-30/gluconolactonase/LRE family protein has protein sequence MSQSPQPTARPSMTDRIQNLPATLRIIIFVGGSLMALLACVVVTVLVIVLIAYNQPRTEAVAMQEDVTIQEFAQLPDDDAYPSSLALAEDGTLYTASYQSGTVWAISPEGEVTELASTRDQIGAVIAIEIAPDGTLYALDHSDPIAVQGGVLWHISGPGYLSEAVTLPVADGATPLFFDDLAIDSDGTVYISERVEDRIWRWQPGTDAAESWWQAPTRDDAAQQSPGGLAYDPVNNAIVVADAALNTLSRIPIDADDPQAATEQIYRYIGEPENTPAFDGLTITADGTIYVTALGLNSVARLDGDTLTYLAQGFRGSSDVAFDAGRNLLYVNNWDQSHLQPQTVFLFFRMYVPPSLPFGIDVLSLPG, from the coding sequence ATGAGCCAGTCACCCCAACCCACAGCGCGTCCCTCCATGACGGACCGCATCCAAAATCTACCGGCCACCTTGCGCATCATCATCTTCGTTGGTGGCTCGTTGATGGCATTATTGGCCTGTGTGGTGGTGACCGTGCTCGTCATTGTGCTGATCGCTTATAACCAGCCCCGTACCGAAGCTGTCGCGATGCAGGAAGATGTAACGATTCAAGAATTTGCCCAGTTGCCAGATGACGATGCTTATCCGTCCTCGCTGGCCCTGGCTGAAGATGGCACGCTTTATACGGCCAGCTACCAATCCGGCACGGTGTGGGCAATCTCACCAGAGGGTGAGGTCACAGAGCTAGCGAGCACGCGTGACCAGATCGGCGCGGTAATCGCCATAGAAATTGCCCCGGATGGGACCTTGTACGCGCTCGACCACAGCGACCCGATTGCTGTACAGGGTGGGGTGTTATGGCACATTTCCGGCCCTGGCTATCTTTCAGAAGCGGTCACCCTACCTGTAGCCGATGGTGCTACACCGCTCTTCTTCGATGATCTGGCGATTGATAGCGATGGCACAGTTTACATCAGTGAACGTGTAGAAGACCGTATCTGGCGCTGGCAGCCCGGTACAGACGCCGCTGAATCCTGGTGGCAAGCCCCGACACGTGACGATGCAGCCCAACAATCCCCGGGTGGGCTGGCCTATGATCCTGTTAATAATGCCATCGTCGTGGCCGATGCCGCCCTTAATACGCTGTCGCGCATCCCCATCGATGCAGACGACCCCCAGGCCGCCACAGAGCAGATTTATCGTTATATTGGCGAGCCAGAAAATACGCCCGCGTTCGATGGGCTGACAATTACGGCTGATGGCACAATCTACGTGACGGCGCTCGGCTTGAACAGCGTTGCCCGCCTGGATGGGGATACATTGACCTATTTGGCACAGGGATTCCGAGGCAGCAGCGATGTCGCCTTTGATGCTGGCCGCAACCTGCTCTACGTCAACAATTGGGACCAGAGCCACTTGCAGCCGCAGACTGTCTTCCTGTTTTTCAGGATGTATGTGCCGCCCTCGCTGCCATTCGGCATTGATGTCCTCAGCCTACCAGGATAA
- a CDS encoding peroxiredoxin family protein, with amino-acid sequence MKHYLILIMVLFALSACNAMPEAASESSVQVDPVDTVDNTAVSDDMADTDMADTDMADTDMAEPEETPIEEVAADTPSSEAVAYNGPDWANLELVNARTGETFTLADYAGKTVYVEPMATWCSNCRSQLRTVREVVPQLDSDQYVFIGLSVESGLADSTLASYVDEQGFDWPFAVASDALLQALVDEFGRSVTTPPSTPHFLIRPDGSYTELHTGFSSADEVMTMAQAANSGS; translated from the coding sequence ATGAAACATTATTTGATTTTGATAATGGTCCTTTTTGCTTTGAGTGCCTGTAATGCCATGCCAGAGGCTGCCAGTGAAAGCAGCGTACAAGTCGATCCTGTTGATACGGTGGATAATACAGCCGTATCAGACGACATGGCCGATACCGACATGGCCGATACCGACATGGCCGATACCGACATGGCCGAGCCAGAAGAAACCCCTATTGAGGAAGTGGCTGCCGACACACCATCATCAGAGGCAGTGGCCTATAACGGCCCTGATTGGGCGAACTTAGAACTGGTTAATGCCCGCACGGGTGAGACATTTACGCTGGCGGATTACGCGGGCAAGACCGTTTATGTAGAGCCGATGGCGACATGGTGCAGTAACTGCCGTTCGCAGCTCCGGACTGTGCGGGAAGTCGTGCCTCAGCTCGATTCTGATCAATATGTCTTCATTGGTCTGAGTGTGGAGAGCGGCCTGGCAGATAGTACGCTGGCGAGTTACGTGGATGAACAGGGCTTTGATTGGCCGTTTGCCGTTGCCAGCGATGCATTGCTGCAGGCGCTCGTCGATGAATTTGGCCGTTCTGTGACGACGCCCCCCTCAACGCCGCACTTTCTTATTCGCCCAGATGGCAGCTATACCGAACTGCATACGGGCTTCAGCAGTGCCGACGAGGTGATGACGATGGCGCAGGCCGCTAACAGCGGCTCATAA